CTCGGTGAATGTAAAGTTGTTCTGGCAACAAGGCTCGACAGTCTGTTAAGCCTTTTGAGGATCCCATGGACCTGAAAAAGTTTCTGCGAGCGCCTTGGGGCAGGCTTATGGATATCCCGGAAGAGGTCCCCAGGCCAAAGCGTTACAGCATCATCCGCCGAGACATCTCGATCCTCATGCTTGTGATAACGGTCGTGCCGCTCGTACTTATGGCACTGATCAACTATCACCAGTACCAGTCTGCGTTGAAAGATGAGATCGTGGCCCCGTTAAGGCTGTTGGTGAACAAGGCGAAGCATTCCTTTGAGCTGTTTCTTACCAACCGGCTTGCAACCGTACGTTTCATCGCGTCCGCGTACTCCTATGACGAGCTTGCCAACGAGAAGAATCTGAATCGAGTCTTTCGCGAATTGAAGCGCGAGTTCGAGGGATTTGTCGATTTGGGGCTCATCGACTCTAAAGGCATCCAGGTGAGCTACGTGGGGCCGTACGATCTCAAAGGCAAGGACTATTCTTCCCAAGAGTGGTTCGAGCAGGTGAAGGTCAACGGTATGTACATTAGCGACGTATTCATGGGATACCGCAAATTCCCGCATGTAGTCATTGCTGTCCAGCATACGTCTGAATCCGGCAATTCCTGGGTTGTGCGGGCAACCATAGACACGCGGCGCTTCGACGAGATTATTGCTGCAATGGGGCTTGATCCTCAAAGCGACGCTTTTCTGATTAATAGGGACGGTATCTTGCAAACTGTCTCCAAGTTCTATGGGAACGTGCTTAGCGAATGCCGGGATTGCGTGCAGCCGCTCAGCTACGAACCGACGGTTGTTCAGAAGGCCGACTCCAGGGGCCGCGAAGTTCTTATGGCGTATGCGTATTTTAGCCGTCCCGATTTCATCCTTATGGTGGTGAAGCCGCAAGGAGAAGTGCTGAAGGCTTGGTACACGCTCAAGAGCGAGCTTCTCCTCGTTTTCGTGGCCAGCCTGATCATTATCGTGGTGGTGGTGTTGAGACT
This sequence is a window from Desulfomonile tiedjei. Protein-coding genes within it:
- a CDS encoding two-component sensor histidine kinase, producing the protein MDLKKFLRAPWGRLMDIPEEVPRPKRYSIIRRDISILMLVITVVPLVLMALINYHQYQSALKDEIVAPLRLLVNKAKHSFELFLTNRLATVRFIASAYSYDELANEKNLNRVFRELKREFEGFVDLGLIDSKGIQVSYVGPYDLKGKDYSSQEWFEQVKVNGMYISDVFMGYRKFPHVVIAVQHTSESGNSWVVRATIDTRRFDEIIAAMGLDPQSDAFLINRDGILQTVSKFYGNVLSECRDCVQPLSYEPTVVQKADSRGREVLMAYAYFSRPDFILMVVKPQGEVLKAWYTLKSELLLVFVASLIIIVVVVLRLARLLVDRMQMSDERRELAFRELQHSHKLSSIGRLAAGVAHEINNPMAIINEKAGLMKDLIEFDPQFPNRGKFLGLVAAIAQSVDRCRTITHRLLGFARRMEVEIEVLNVNDVVTETAGFLEKEALHRNIRLRLHLDEKLPRIASDRGQLQQVFLNMFNNAFEAVQDGGLVSVATWDRNPDTVGVTIQDDGVGMSEDTLKHIFEPFFTTKKGTGTGLGLSITYGIIRRLGGDIEVQSKVGQGTRFTVFLPKKPGEGSGV